TGCAGTCAGGAATACATCTTCGCTACCTGACAAATCAATGTCTTCTTTCGAAAATATATCGTGCATAGATAGCAAATCTCTCATGTTTATTTCTATTTTTCTACCGGTGGTTCCCTCTATTTTCCTTATTGCGTTTATATAGGTTTTTGCCATTTGATAATTGATATTTACGGGAATTTCAATGTCCGGACTTAATTTGTAGTTTATATAAACATCTACCTTTCCTCGCTTTACATACTCTTTTACTTTGTTATTTAAGCTGTTCAAAAGATTGTTAACTATTCTTGGAAGGTTTATCCTTAAATCCAGGTTTTTGCTGTTGATAGATTTAATCTCAGCTGTAACGGTTATAAAGTCGTTGCTTGCTTCGCTCTTTCCGTAACCTGTCATACTCTTCACGTTTATTCTCCTCTGAAAAATCTTGGATTAACTTGAATTTTTGCTCTGTTTTGTAAGAATTGAATGTAAGCTTGAAAAGCCGCTTTACGTTTTTCGTTAAGCAGGAAGTCCTTTAAAGTTTTTAATTTATCTTTGTCCATTGTTTTTGCTGTTATTTCCGTTATCGGTTCTATGACAACGTAGCCTTTTAGTGTTTTAAAGGGACCGTAAACTTTTCCTGTTTTTCCTTTAACTATTGTTGCTGTTATCTCTCCGTTTAAATCTATTAATCCCAGTTTTCTTGCAAGTTCTTTACCGTCAATTTCTCCTGTTTCTTTTCCTTTCTCTATCTTACCGCTGCTTACCACTTTCTGTGCCCTGTTAAAGGCTTCTTCCGCTGTTTTTTCCGTTTTAAGAAGATTGACAATTTTTCCTTTTACAGCTTTCAAAGGCAGGATTTTATTTTCATGTTTCCTCTCGTAAATAACATATTCTTTGGGTTCTTCTATATAACCGGAAAGGCCACCTCTGCTGTTAATGTCCTTGAGAAGGTTTTTGTCCGTTACGAGAACAGGTTTAATTTCTTTGAACGATGAAAGTTTGCCTTTTTTTGCGAGTTTATAAGCTCTTTTAACCAGTTCTTTTGCATTTTGGGCTGTTACCGGAATTTTAACTGCAGTAACAATAGTTCTATTTTCCATGAATAGGTTTTGATGTTTCTTGTAATACTCTTCTACCTCTTTTGAAGATATTTTAACTTTCGACGGTTCTATGTTAAACATTTTGTATTTATAGTTTCTCTTTCCGAAAACTGCTTTGTAATATATTTTTAGTTCTTGAGGTGTAACTGTCTCTACGTTTTCTACAATGGTTTGAAGTTTTTCTATAAGGAGATCCTGTCTTATCTGGTTTTCGAAGGTTTCGGCGGGTATATGGTTTTGTTTAAGCCACTGCTTGTAAAGTTCTGCGGAGAATTTTCCATTTTTCTGGAAAGCTGGGAAACTTTCTATTCTTTCAGCAACGGCTTCGTCACTTACTTTCAATCCTTCTTTCTCTGCAGCGTCTAAAAGTAATGTTCTTAATAACAGCTGTCTTAGAGCTTCTGATTTTGCCTGTTTTTCTTTCATTCCGGCTGAGGTCAATTTATCAACAGTTCTGTAAAATTCATCTGCCGGAATAGCTTTATCGTTAACAGTTGCTACGTCGTTTGTTCCTGGACCTGATACAGAACCTTTTCCCCACACCAAAAAGATAGTCAGAACAAACGAAGCAGTTACTATCCAGAGGGGTATGCTGAACAACTTCATGTTTTTTCTGATATTAGCAAGCATTAATAAACCTCCAGCCTATTGAAAATTCCCGAATTAAATTTATACTTTAAAATTGAAGATATCTCAAGCAGGAGCTGTTTCGTTTGAAAGGATTTAAGAAAGAAATAGACTCTATTATTAGGGAAGCTCGTCGTTTGATTGAAAATAAGAAATATCATCGTGCCATTACCGAACTTGAAAAGCATAAAGCATACTCAAGAAATGTGGAATATTTTCTCCTTCTTGCTGAGGCTTACGAAAAAATAGGTAATGAAGAGAAAGCAGAAGAATACTTTGAGCAAGCTCGCTTTTTAGAGGCAGCAATAAAATCCAGAGAGCAGCTTAAAAAAAGTTATTTTCTC
The sequence above is a segment of the Desulfurobacterium indicum genome. Coding sequences within it:
- a CDS encoding SurA N-terminal domain-containing protein, whose translation is MLANIRKNMKLFSIPLWIVTASFVLTIFLVWGKGSVSGPGTNDVATVNDKAIPADEFYRTVDKLTSAGMKEKQAKSEALRQLLLRTLLLDAAEKEGLKVSDEAVAERIESFPAFQKNGKFSAELYKQWLKQNHIPAETFENQIRQDLLIEKLQTIVENVETVTPQELKIYYKAVFGKRNYKYKMFNIEPSKVKISSKEVEEYYKKHQNLFMENRTIVTAVKIPVTAQNAKELVKRAYKLAKKGKLSSFKEIKPVLVTDKNLLKDINSRGGLSGYIEEPKEYVIYERKHENKILPLKAVKGKIVNLLKTEKTAEEAFNRAQKVVSSGKIEKGKETGEIDGKELARKLGLIDLNGEITATIVKGKTGKVYGPFKTLKGYVVIEPITEITAKTMDKDKLKTLKDFLLNEKRKAAFQAYIQFLQNRAKIQVNPRFFRGE